Proteins from a genomic interval of Kribbella aluminosa:
- a CDS encoding COG4705 family protein, whose translation MTTNTATRTATPRVLLNKVPEVTIWFWLIKILCTTVGESFADWINMQLGVGLGMTAVIFTVVFAAVLIWQFSTSRYKPAAYWSTVVVVSVTGTLYTDILTDQLGVPLWISTSVFAVALAVVFGIWWGRERTLSIHSIVSKPREAFYWLAVLVTFALGTAAGDWTLELTGWSPGVSVLLPLALIAIIVGCWRMGANPVLAFWLAYILTRPLGANLGDWLASPKVPDKGLGLGTLVTSLIFLAAILATVVYLTMTKSDVIEGHEHRERTPKYHRKHLEWPMVGVMTAAAVAAGFVLNWASAQPHANAAAEGEGPNPASNLHLSSKQALAHFPAADVASFRTIVAGMNTALAKGDQAALNQGVDAYEKAWDDDQPKLQPLDGKAWSFIDSQNDGLFTSVREKKDPTAEKVAVAALLKTFG comes from the coding sequence ATGACTACCAACACCGCAACCCGCACAGCGACACCTCGTGTGTTGCTGAACAAGGTGCCCGAAGTCACAATCTGGTTCTGGCTGATCAAAATTCTCTGCACGACCGTCGGCGAAAGTTTCGCGGACTGGATTAATATGCAGCTCGGCGTCGGGCTGGGCATGACCGCGGTGATCTTCACCGTGGTGTTCGCGGCCGTCCTGATCTGGCAGTTCAGCACGTCCCGTTACAAGCCGGCCGCCTACTGGTCGACCGTCGTGGTCGTCAGCGTCACCGGCACGCTGTACACCGACATCCTCACCGACCAGCTCGGCGTACCGCTGTGGATCAGCACCTCGGTGTTCGCCGTCGCGCTCGCGGTGGTGTTCGGGATCTGGTGGGGGCGCGAACGCACGCTGTCGATCCACAGCATCGTCAGCAAGCCCCGTGAGGCCTTCTACTGGCTGGCGGTGCTGGTCACCTTCGCGCTCGGTACGGCGGCGGGCGACTGGACGCTCGAGCTGACCGGCTGGAGCCCGGGTGTGTCCGTGCTCCTGCCGCTGGCGCTGATCGCGATCATCGTCGGCTGCTGGCGGATGGGCGCGAACCCGGTGCTGGCGTTCTGGCTCGCGTACATCCTGACCCGCCCGCTGGGCGCGAACCTGGGCGACTGGCTCGCCTCCCCGAAGGTTCCGGACAAGGGCCTCGGCCTCGGCACGCTGGTCACCAGCCTGATCTTCCTGGCCGCGATCCTGGCCACTGTCGTGTACCTGACGATGACCAAGTCCGACGTGATCGAGGGCCACGAGCACCGCGAGCGGACGCCGAAGTACCACCGCAAGCACCTCGAGTGGCCGATGGTCGGCGTGATGACCGCGGCCGCCGTCGCCGCCGGTTTCGTGCTGAACTGGGCCTCCGCGCAACCGCACGCCAACGCCGCCGCCGAGGGCGAGGGCCCGAACCCGGCGTCGAACCTGCACCTGAGCTCGAAGCAGGCACTGGCGCACTTCCCCGCCGCCGACGTGGCGAGCTTCCGCACCATCGTGGCGGGCATGAACACGGCCCTCGCGAAGGGCGACCAGGCCGCGCTGAACCAGGGCGTCGACGCCTACGAGAAGGCCTGGGACGACGACCAGCCCAAGCTCCAGCCGCTCGACGGCAAGGCCTGGAGCTTCATCGACAGCCAGAACGACGGGCTGTTCACGTCGGTCCGCGAGAAGAAGGACCCGACCGCCGAGAAGGTCGCGGTCGCGGCCCTGCTGAAGACCTTCGGCTGA
- a CDS encoding ABC transporter substrate-binding protein, which produces MPKFHDRLRPARRRPVWGLLAVLATVALAACGGSSSGAEPSGSGPGFGTGSGTGSGKETVTDVLGRKVEVPVPAQRVLLDGGRLLYTTSLLNKANPLEHIVGMPADLEQNDPDTLNEFRKKFPDIDKIQRIGDVWDGSFSLEAVLKLRPDVFFLSASSYQAAMDAGIVDRLQKVGVPTVAVDYFDDPLKNTVPSVRLMGTVLGKTTEAEAFATYYESAVGTVRSRLDAAKQPPTPTLLWRAPGYFDCCSSFSKSNLAELVTFAGGKNLADEILKTPQGTISPETVLTRNPDVIIATGANWVPGTPAKPGTFVPLGYDETPAKASAQLASIVHKQAGFDQLKAVRAQRTYVVWHHFYDSPYNFLAIQWFAKWLHPDLFKDIDPDVAIRELHEKFLPLPYRGTFWSELPR; this is translated from the coding sequence ATGCCTAAGTTTCACGATCGACTTCGCCCCGCCCGGCGGCGCCCGGTCTGGGGTCTGCTGGCGGTCCTCGCGACCGTCGCACTCGCTGCCTGTGGCGGGTCGTCCTCGGGAGCCGAACCGTCCGGATCCGGCCCAGGTTTCGGCACAGGATCCGGCACAGGATCCGGCAAGGAGACCGTGACCGACGTACTCGGCCGCAAGGTCGAGGTCCCGGTCCCGGCCCAGCGGGTGCTGCTCGACGGTGGGCGCCTGCTCTACACGACGTCGCTGCTGAACAAGGCGAACCCGCTGGAGCACATCGTCGGAATGCCCGCCGACCTCGAGCAGAACGACCCGGACACCCTGAACGAGTTCCGGAAGAAGTTCCCCGACATCGACAAGATCCAGCGGATCGGCGACGTCTGGGACGGCTCGTTCTCGCTGGAGGCCGTGCTCAAGCTCCGGCCGGACGTGTTCTTCCTGAGCGCGTCGAGCTACCAGGCGGCGATGGACGCCGGGATCGTCGACCGGCTGCAGAAGGTCGGCGTACCGACCGTGGCCGTGGACTACTTCGACGATCCGCTCAAGAACACCGTGCCGAGTGTCCGCCTGATGGGGACGGTGCTGGGCAAGACGACCGAGGCCGAGGCGTTCGCGACGTACTACGAGTCGGCCGTCGGCACCGTCCGGTCGCGGCTCGACGCCGCCAAGCAGCCGCCCACCCCGACCCTGCTCTGGCGCGCTCCGGGGTACTTCGACTGCTGCTCGAGCTTCTCGAAGTCGAACCTGGCCGAGCTGGTCACGTTCGCCGGCGGCAAGAACCTCGCCGACGAGATCCTCAAGACGCCGCAGGGCACGATCAGCCCGGAGACGGTGCTGACCCGCAATCCCGACGTGATCATCGCGACCGGCGCCAACTGGGTGCCGGGTACTCCGGCCAAGCCCGGGACGTTCGTACCGCTCGGGTACGACGAGACCCCGGCCAAGGCGAGTGCGCAGCTGGCCTCGATCGTCCACAAGCAGGCCGGATTCGATCAGCTGAAGGCGGTCCGGGCGCAGCGGACGTACGTCGTGTGGCACCACTTCTACGACTCGCCGTACAACTTCCTGGCCATCCAGTGGTTCGCGAAATGGCTGCACCCGGACCTGTTCAAGGACATCGACCCGGACGTCGCCATCAGGGAGCTGCACGAGAAGTTCCTGCCGTTGCCGTACCGGGGGACGTTCTGGTCAGAGCTTCCGCGGTGA
- a CDS encoding sensor histidine kinase produces MTTALGGQMPPVDPDPLWRHPWVVSLSQVARRLRRADRARPWVLDTLVVVGAVLLFCVPDQFRGGDPREVAGVFTELPRWGMIALQAGLMLPLFVRRRAPMTAFVLTAAAFVVQWSLLVFLRADVAVLIALYSLTLHSSLRRLLWASAITIAAFTFAVIRIAGIVSVAEIAFFLVMAMTAAIALGLVVRIRRSQLAALRDRAARLEIERDQRTLLAVAGERARVAREMHDILGHNLSVIIRLADGGAYAVRVHPERTAQALTLIGETGREALNDLRRTLGALRDETAVPELSPQPGIADVDALCERFRAAGPRVSYRTAGEFPADRGLQLAAYRIVQEALTNTLKHAGPDTDARVSLEVVQQRLRIQVEDTGPVDVPLTPETTAESAPGQGLIGMRERAALYGGVVRTGRTPAGGWRVQTELDLAPQRTP; encoded by the coding sequence GTGACGACGGCGCTTGGTGGACAGATGCCGCCGGTCGACCCTGATCCGCTGTGGCGCCACCCCTGGGTGGTCAGCCTCAGCCAGGTCGCCCGGCGGCTCCGCCGCGCCGATCGCGCACGCCCGTGGGTTCTCGACACGCTCGTGGTGGTCGGTGCTGTGCTGCTGTTCTGCGTCCCGGACCAGTTCCGCGGCGGCGATCCCCGGGAAGTGGCAGGTGTCTTCACGGAGCTGCCCCGCTGGGGCATGATCGCGCTCCAGGCCGGCCTGATGCTGCCGCTGTTCGTACGGCGGCGCGCACCGATGACCGCGTTCGTCCTGACGGCGGCCGCCTTCGTCGTGCAGTGGTCGCTGCTGGTGTTCCTCCGGGCGGACGTCGCGGTGCTGATCGCGCTCTACAGCCTCACGCTGCACAGCTCGCTGCGCCGGCTGCTCTGGGCGTCGGCGATCACGATCGCGGCGTTCACGTTCGCGGTGATCCGGATCGCGGGGATCGTGTCGGTCGCCGAGATCGCGTTCTTCCTGGTGATGGCGATGACCGCCGCGATCGCGCTCGGCCTGGTGGTCCGGATCCGGCGCTCACAGCTCGCCGCGCTCCGGGACCGGGCCGCCCGGCTGGAGATCGAACGCGACCAGCGCACGCTGCTCGCGGTCGCCGGCGAACGGGCCCGGGTGGCCCGCGAGATGCACGACATCCTCGGCCACAACCTGTCGGTGATCATCCGGCTCGCGGACGGCGGCGCGTACGCGGTCCGGGTGCATCCGGAGCGCACCGCGCAGGCGCTGACGCTGATCGGCGAGACCGGTCGCGAGGCGCTCAACGACCTCCGGCGGACGCTCGGTGCGCTGCGCGACGAGACTGCCGTACCGGAGCTCAGCCCGCAGCCCGGGATCGCGGACGTCGACGCGCTCTGCGAACGGTTCCGGGCCGCCGGTCCGCGGGTCAGCTACCGGACCGCGGGCGAGTTCCCGGCCGACCGCGGTCTCCAGCTGGCGGCGTACCGGATCGTCCAGGAAGCGCTCACGAACACGCTCAAACACGCCGGCCCGGACACCGATGCGCGGGTGTCCCTCGAGGTCGTGCAGCAGCGGCTCCGGATCCAGGTCGAGGACACCGGGCCTGTCGACGTACCGCTGACCCCTGAAACGACTGCTGAGTCCGCTCCTGGGCAAGGTCTGATCGGCATGCGGGAGCGGGCGGCGCTGTACGGCGGTGTCGTGCGCACCGGCCGGACCCCGGCCGGCGGCTGGCGCGTGCAGACCGAGCTCGACCTCGCCCCGCAAAGGACACCATGA
- a CDS encoding ABC transporter ATP-binding protein, whose translation MIEARQLTKRYGETTAVDGLEFTVRPGAVTGFLGPNGAGKSTTMRMILGLDAPTSGSVTVNGKHYRDHSSPLQEVGALLEAKSVHPGRSAFNHLLTQAQTHGIPRRRVDEVIELTGLQSVAKKRAGQFSLGMGQRLGIASALLGDPATVMLDEPVNGLDPEGVLWIRNLLTRLASEGRTVFVSSHLMSEMALVADRLIVVGRGRLLADTTVDELVQQAGGDAVRVATANPAKLRDALAGPGVQIVGQAGSEELEITGLPARSIGTRAAEHGIALYELTTVKVSLEQAFMDLTRDDVVYHGTTDLEERAA comes from the coding sequence ATGATCGAAGCGAGGCAGCTGACGAAGCGGTACGGCGAGACGACGGCGGTCGACGGGCTGGAGTTCACGGTCCGGCCGGGCGCCGTCACGGGGTTCCTGGGGCCGAACGGCGCCGGGAAGTCGACGACGATGCGAATGATCCTCGGACTGGACGCGCCCACCAGCGGGTCGGTGACGGTGAACGGCAAGCACTACCGGGACCATTCGTCGCCGTTGCAGGAGGTCGGTGCGCTGCTCGAGGCGAAGTCGGTGCATCCCGGCCGGTCCGCCTTCAACCACCTGCTCACCCAGGCGCAGACGCACGGCATCCCGCGCCGCCGGGTGGACGAGGTGATCGAGCTGACCGGCCTGCAGTCGGTCGCGAAGAAGCGGGCAGGTCAGTTCTCGCTCGGCATGGGTCAGCGGCTCGGCATCGCCAGCGCGCTGCTCGGGGATCCGGCGACCGTGATGCTGGACGAGCCGGTCAACGGGCTGGACCCGGAAGGCGTGCTGTGGATCCGCAACCTGCTCACCCGGCTCGCCTCCGAGGGGCGGACGGTGTTCGTCTCCTCGCACCTGATGAGCGAGATGGCGCTGGTCGCGGACCGGTTGATCGTCGTCGGACGGGGCCGGCTGCTCGCCGACACGACCGTCGACGAACTGGTCCAGCAGGCGGGCGGTGACGCCGTCCGGGTGGCGACCGCGAACCCGGCGAAGCTGCGGGACGCGCTGGCCGGTCCGGGGGTGCAGATCGTCGGCCAGGCCGGGTCCGAAGAGCTGGAGATCACCGGTCTGCCGGCCCGCTCCATCGGCACGAGGGCCGCCGAGCACGGGATCGCGCTGTACGAGCTGACCACCGTGAAGGTGTCGCTCGAGCAGGCGTTCATGGACCTCACCCGCGACGACGTGGTGTACCACGGCACGACCGATCTCGAGGAGCGTGCCGCATGA
- a CDS encoding decaprenyl-phosphate phosphoribosyltransferase, whose product MTSVQTPVPVVQQEGTARALLRLSRPQQWHKAVMLFAAPAAAGALESPGIVLRAAIAAAGFILLAVAIYAFNDIRDAPDDRRHPRKRLRPVASGALSPLVAAVFGVTSALLGLAIVSGLGWQTFALAAAYLIAQVLYVSGLKHVAVIDLIIVALGFVLRAAAGGTATGLPVSHWFLLVSLFGAMFLVTGKRKAEYHAAGNAVSRPVLAAYSSSWLDQVMTVALLGTAMSYGMWAFQYLGHDVYRELLAISFLPFFTGLLRYALLVSTGRGEEPEHEIFRDRVLLVAGLSWAALLGVGLYCA is encoded by the coding sequence ATGACCAGCGTTCAGACACCAGTTCCCGTTGTCCAGCAGGAGGGTACGGCGCGCGCCCTGCTGCGGCTGAGTCGGCCGCAGCAGTGGCACAAGGCCGTGATGCTCTTCGCCGCGCCGGCTGCTGCCGGTGCGTTGGAGTCGCCCGGCATCGTACTGCGGGCTGCGATCGCAGCTGCCGGGTTCATCCTGCTGGCGGTGGCGATCTATGCGTTCAACGACATCCGGGACGCGCCCGACGATCGGCGGCATCCGCGTAAACGGCTCCGGCCGGTCGCCTCCGGTGCGTTGAGCCCGCTGGTCGCGGCGGTGTTCGGCGTCACGTCCGCCCTGCTGGGGCTTGCGATCGTGAGCGGTCTTGGCTGGCAGACCTTCGCGCTGGCGGCGGCGTACCTGATCGCACAGGTGCTGTATGTCTCCGGGCTGAAGCATGTCGCCGTGATCGATCTGATCATCGTCGCGCTGGGTTTCGTACTGCGGGCGGCCGCTGGTGGGACGGCTACCGGGCTGCCGGTGTCGCATTGGTTCCTGCTGGTCTCGTTGTTCGGCGCGATGTTCCTCGTCACCGGCAAGCGCAAGGCCGAGTACCACGCGGCCGGCAACGCGGTCAGCCGTCCGGTCCTGGCGGCGTACTCGAGCTCTTGGCTCGACCAGGTGATGACCGTCGCACTGCTCGGGACCGCGATGTCGTACGGGATGTGGGCGTTCCAGTATCTCGGCCACGACGTGTACCGCGAACTGCTCGCGATCTCGTTCCTCCCGTTCTTCACCGGGCTGCTGCGGTACGCCCTCCTGGTCTCGACCGGGCGCGGTGAGGAGCCCGAGCACGAGATCTTCCGCGACCGGGTGCTGCTGGTCGCCGGGCTCAGCTGGGCGGCGCTGCTCGGGGTCGGGCTGTACTGCGCTTGA
- a CDS encoding response regulator — protein sequence MTTVLIVDDQPLQRLGLRILLESVPETQVAGEAGSGSEAVRRTAELHPDVVLMDIRMPGMDGIEATRRIVASGNRSRILVLTTFDLDEYAHAALRAGASGFLLKDARPEELLGGIRAVAAGDAIIAPALTRRLLDTYAYQLPGAAPDGGRLRTLTDREREILIAIGRGWTNPEIAARLHLSESTVKTHVGRVLAKIGARDRVQAVIFAYDAGLASPNPA from the coding sequence ATGACCACGGTCCTGATCGTCGACGACCAGCCGCTGCAGCGCCTCGGCCTCCGGATCCTGCTCGAGTCCGTCCCGGAGACGCAGGTCGCGGGCGAGGCCGGGAGCGGTTCGGAAGCGGTCCGGCGGACCGCCGAGCTGCACCCGGACGTGGTGCTGATGGACATCCGGATGCCCGGCATGGACGGTATCGAGGCCACCCGCCGGATCGTTGCCAGCGGCAATCGCTCGCGGATCCTGGTGCTGACCACGTTCGACCTCGACGAGTACGCGCACGCGGCGCTCCGGGCCGGGGCGAGCGGGTTCCTGCTGAAGGACGCGCGGCCCGAGGAGCTGCTCGGCGGTATCCGCGCGGTCGCGGCCGGCGACGCGATCATCGCGCCCGCACTGACCCGGCGGCTGCTCGACACGTACGCGTACCAGCTGCCCGGCGCGGCCCCGGACGGCGGGCGGCTCCGGACACTGACGGACCGCGAGCGCGAGATCCTGATCGCGATCGGCCGCGGCTGGACCAACCCGGAGATCGCCGCCCGGCTGCACCTGTCCGAGTCGACGGTGAAGACCCACGTCGGCCGCGTACTCGCGAAGATCGGCGCCCGGGACCGGGTTCAGGCAGTCATATTCGCGTACGACGCGGGTCTTGCGTCGCCGAATCCCGCATAG
- a CDS encoding FecCD family ABC transporter permease gives MTAVTSVIEAGPEAIAAEVVRDHGIQQRRRRLTVAGLGLLLLVAVVGDVMVGGEGLRLADTVRALFTPWHAPTIDEQIVWNIRMPMTATGVLVGAALALAGAEMQTILNNPLAEPYTLGVSAAASFGAALSLVAGLSALPLGSLLGTAGMAWVFAMLASAVIIAFSIIRGPHTETMVLLGIAMVFLFTALLSLLQYVASDAQLQQVVFWTLGSLSRASWQQVAMMAVVLAIAVPLLLRASWQLTAMRLGDDRARALGVNVAKVRIVVLAGISLVAATGVAIAGSIAFVGLVGPHVARMLVGENHRHFVPASMFGGALLLVASSLVSKLLVPGVIIPVGIITSIVGVPVFLGLILSRRRQLWA, from the coding sequence GTGACCGCAGTGACCTCGGTGATCGAGGCCGGGCCGGAGGCGATCGCGGCCGAAGTCGTCCGCGATCATGGGATCCAGCAGCGTCGCCGGCGGCTGACGGTCGCCGGTCTGGGACTCCTGCTGCTGGTGGCCGTCGTCGGCGATGTCATGGTCGGTGGCGAGGGGCTGCGACTGGCCGATACCGTACGGGCGCTCTTCACGCCGTGGCATGCGCCGACGATCGACGAGCAGATCGTCTGGAACATCCGGATGCCGATGACCGCGACCGGAGTGCTGGTCGGTGCCGCGCTGGCGCTGGCCGGGGCCGAGATGCAGACGATCCTGAACAACCCGCTGGCCGAGCCGTACACGCTCGGGGTGTCCGCCGCCGCGAGCTTCGGCGCCGCGCTGAGCCTCGTGGCCGGGCTGTCCGCGCTGCCGCTCGGCAGCCTGCTGGGCACGGCCGGGATGGCGTGGGTGTTCGCGATGCTGGCCAGCGCGGTGATCATTGCCTTCAGCATCATTCGGGGTCCGCACACGGAGACGATGGTGCTGCTGGGGATCGCGATGGTGTTCCTGTTCACCGCCCTGCTCAGCCTGCTGCAGTACGTCGCCTCGGACGCGCAGCTGCAGCAGGTGGTGTTCTGGACGCTGGGCAGTCTGAGCCGGGCCAGCTGGCAGCAGGTCGCGATGATGGCGGTGGTGCTCGCGATCGCCGTACCGCTGCTGCTGCGCGCCTCCTGGCAGCTGACGGCGATGCGCCTGGGCGACGACCGGGCCCGTGCGCTCGGCGTCAACGTCGCGAAGGTGCGGATCGTGGTGCTGGCCGGGATCTCGCTGGTCGCGGCGACCGGAGTCGCGATCGCCGGCAGCATCGCGTTCGTCGGCCTGGTCGGGCCGCACGTCGCCCGGATGCTGGTCGGTGAGAACCACCGGCATTTCGTGCCCGCCTCGATGTTCGGCGGTGCGTTGCTGCTGGTCGCGTCGTCGCTGGTCAGCAAGCTCCTGGTACCGGGCGTCATCATCCCGGTCGGGATCATCACCTCGATCGTCGGCGTACCGGTCTTCCTGGGTCTCATCCTCTCCAGACGGCGGCAGCTGTGGGCCTGA
- a CDS encoding ABC transporter ATP-binding protein yields MGLTLEVHELAFGYGRTPILRGVTLPAVRSAEVTAVIGPNGSGKSTLLRCIAGFHRVQGKVAVSGGAGSGDILYLPQDPPPPSSITVFEAVMLALRIGRYSGPQRSYELQVATTLTALGLNTFATRRLADLSGGQRQLVGLAQAMARRPGVLLLDEPTSNLDLRNQLQVFRLVRDIATTQQTAVLTVVHDLALAAWVADHVVVLANGVVHSSGPPAEVITPEMLRDVYQVAGSVHRTPDGTLTVAVTDSL; encoded by the coding sequence GTGGGCCTGACCTTGGAGGTGCACGAGCTCGCCTTCGGCTACGGCCGTACGCCGATCCTGCGCGGGGTGACGTTGCCGGCGGTCCGATCGGCCGAGGTGACCGCGGTGATCGGGCCGAACGGCTCCGGCAAGTCGACGCTGCTGCGCTGCATCGCCGGCTTCCACCGGGTCCAGGGCAAGGTCGCCGTGAGCGGCGGCGCGGGCTCGGGAGACATCCTGTACCTGCCCCAGGACCCGCCGCCGCCGAGTTCGATCACGGTATTCGAGGCCGTCATGCTCGCCCTGCGCATCGGACGGTACTCCGGTCCGCAGCGCAGCTACGAGTTGCAGGTGGCGACGACGTTGACGGCGCTCGGCCTGAACACGTTCGCCACCAGGCGGTTGGCCGACCTGTCCGGCGGCCAACGGCAGCTCGTCGGCCTCGCCCAGGCGATGGCCAGGCGGCCGGGGGTCCTGTTGCTCGACGAGCCGACCAGCAACCTGGACCTGAGGAACCAGCTCCAGGTCTTCCGGCTGGTCCGCGACATCGCGACGACCCAGCAGACCGCCGTACTCACCGTGGTGCACGACCTGGCGCTGGCGGCCTGGGTCGCCGATCACGTCGTCGTCCTCGCGAACGGCGTCGTGCATTCGTCCGGGCCGCCCGCCGAGGTCATCACGCCGGAGATGCTGCGCGACGTCTATCAGGTCGCCGGGTCCGTCCATCGCACGCCCGACGGCACCCTGACCGTCGCGGTCACCGACAGCCTCTGA
- a CDS encoding PadR family transcriptional regulator has protein sequence MQANDSQTLVLSVLADGPKHGYAINNAIEELTGQRLGAGSLYGALTRLEAKGLIETLEEQGRQRPVQLTPTGRELLEKELRAMARVATAGLRSLGVHLT, from the coding sequence ATGCAGGCCAACGACTCCCAGACGCTGGTGCTCTCGGTGCTGGCGGACGGCCCGAAGCACGGCTACGCGATCAACAACGCCATCGAGGAGCTGACCGGCCAACGCCTCGGCGCCGGCAGCCTGTACGGCGCACTCACCCGCCTGGAGGCCAAAGGCCTGATCGAAACCCTCGAAGAGCAGGGCCGCCAACGACCCGTCCAACTCACCCCCACGGGCCGCGAGCTCCTGGAGAAGGAACTGCGGGCAATGGCGCGGGTCGCAACCGCCGGCCTCCGCAGCCTTGGGGTGCACCTCACGTGA
- a CDS encoding alpha/beta hydrolase family protein, translated as MRRHRWLRRVLIGIGSVMVLLAWYMLAMAAFGARQVVLPELTGKYQVGRTSFEWVDAGRADPLDPHHGPRRLSVWLWYPAPADAQGAHPAYTPGLWSKLAFGAPAGWFETDFGKIRVRSIDGAAVAGGRFPVVVLEPGLGFAAPQYSALAESLASHGYVVAGLTPTYSANLTVLGGQAVTSNSQGNPPDAGGHTGESQRTGDRLATEWATDARFVAGQVVALGGTGQFGGKIEPKVAYVGHSFGGASSLEACRVDPRCAGAVDLDGTQFGQVVGTGLAKPFMILGAEDSCTTGTCGSKATDQGGEQATATQLLKASTSPHWLVVVSGAHHLNFTDYDLYFLGRPLRSLIGLGSIDGRRALTIQNDYVTTFLDHAVRNAPPATIDTLRTTYPDATLTAPR; from the coding sequence ATGCGGAGACATCGGTGGTTGCGACGGGTACTGATCGGGATCGGCAGCGTGATGGTGCTGCTGGCCTGGTACATGCTGGCGATGGCGGCGTTCGGTGCGCGGCAGGTGGTGCTGCCCGAGCTGACCGGGAAGTACCAGGTCGGCCGGACGAGTTTCGAGTGGGTCGATGCCGGGCGCGCCGATCCGCTCGACCCGCACCACGGACCGCGCCGGCTGTCCGTCTGGCTGTGGTACCCGGCGCCGGCGGACGCGCAGGGCGCGCATCCGGCGTACACCCCGGGGCTCTGGTCGAAGCTCGCGTTCGGCGCGCCGGCCGGCTGGTTCGAGACCGACTTCGGCAAGATCCGGGTGCGCTCGATCGACGGCGCCGCGGTGGCCGGCGGGCGATTCCCGGTCGTCGTTCTCGAGCCGGGCCTCGGGTTCGCCGCACCGCAGTACAGCGCGCTGGCCGAGAGCCTCGCGAGTCACGGGTACGTCGTCGCCGGGCTCACGCCGACGTACAGCGCGAACCTGACCGTGCTCGGCGGGCAGGCCGTCACGAGCAACTCCCAGGGCAATCCCCCGGATGCCGGCGGGCACACCGGGGAGAGCCAGCGGACCGGCGACCGGCTGGCGACCGAGTGGGCGACGGACGCGCGGTTCGTCGCCGGGCAGGTGGTCGCGCTCGGGGGGACCGGGCAGTTCGGCGGGAAGATCGAGCCGAAGGTGGCGTACGTCGGGCACTCGTTCGGCGGAGCGTCATCACTCGAGGCATGCCGGGTGGACCCGCGCTGCGCCGGCGCGGTCGACCTCGACGGCACGCAGTTCGGCCAGGTCGTCGGCACCGGGCTCGCGAAGCCGTTCATGATCCTCGGCGCCGAGGACTCCTGCACCACCGGCACCTGCGGCTCCAAGGCCACCGACCAGGGCGGCGAACAGGCGACCGCCACACAGTTGCTGAAGGCAAGCACGAGCCCGCACTGGCTGGTCGTGGTCTCCGGCGCCCACCACCTGAACTTCACCGACTACGACCTGTACTTCCTGGGCCGGCCGTTGCGCAGCCTGATCGGCCTCGGCAGCATCGACGGCCGCCGGGCGCTGACGATCCAGAACGACTACGTCACGACGTTCCTCGACCACGCCGTACGCAACGCCCCGCCGGCCACCATCGACACCCTACGCACCACGTACCCGGACGCCACGCTGACCGCGCCACGCTGA